A segment of the Planktothrix serta PCC 8927 genome:
AAGGGTGAATTACCCGTTGGAGAGGGTTGTTCAGGTTGCTGAACCCTGTCTCCAGACCCAGGAGTGACCGCTCCTTGTCCCTCTCTTCCATCGGGAGGTGAGGACACTGAATGGGCTGCGGGTACAATCAAACTATTAGTAACAACGATTTGCAACAATAACGTTAGTCCAAGCGTTGCACGGTGGAGGAAAAACATTGGCCTAGCCATAATTAATGACGCTCACCGATCAGCAGAGTAGCATTTCTTGACAGAACTATTGTATCCAATGTTCCTGCGAAATTTGTCAAAATCTGTGCTTAATCTTAAATGTTTGAGTCGAAATCGGATTTTAGGAAAATTTCGGCTTTGTCAGCGCTCCTAAATCTGAAGTTTGATATCATTCACTGACTGAATATCCTGATTTCATCCCAATGGCAATTTCTATGAATCTTAACTCACCGACTTTGGGAAAAAATACCAAGTTTAAACCCCGAACAATTCGACCGATGGGAGTTTCTGCTTTACATGGCTTAACTGGGGTAGGAGACTCCCTATTTGCTATTGATACCTTACGCGGATTTTTACTTCAAATTGACCCGAAAACGGATAATGCAACGGTTGTTAATCCTGATTTAACTTTAGCGTTTAGAGATGTTACAGGTTTAGCTCTTTGGGGGGATACACTCTGGTTTACTCGCGGGAATGAAGTTTATTATTGTCCCCATGTAATTCAAGGGAATTCTATTGTTAATCTTGAGCCTCAATTGTTTATTCAATTACCCTATCATGCCACCGGAATTGCGGTTTGGGAATCCACACTTTATTTCGCTTGCGATCGCATCGGATCTATTCTCGTTTATAGTCAAAATACAAAACAGGAAATTACCCGGTTTTATGCTCCCGGAATTGGGGTAGAAAACCTGACGATTAGAAATGAAGAATTATGGGTTTGCGATCGCGAAGAACAAACGGTTTATTGTTTAGAAAGAGGAACAGGGGAAACAAGATTTAGTGTTTTAACACCGTTTGAATCTCCCAGTGGGTTAGCGTTTTATACCGATTCTGAAACAGGGGAAGAAGTTCTCTATGTGGCTTATGCTGGAGATGAACTGTATATCCGAGATAATCCCAGTTCCCCTGATCAATTTGAATTAGCTAGACGCGATCGCACGTTTATTCATCCCCTCTATTTTCATTATAATCAACAGGAAAACTACGCCACATCTAATGGCTATTTGATCGAGATGTCCTATGTGGAGGAGTTGGAACCTTTAGAAGCGGTTCATATCGAAAATTTAGAATGGCGAATTGCTTTACCTTCTAATACCAAACGCCAAAAAGTTTTAGAAGTTTCTCATATTGGAATTCCGTTTCGGGAAGAAATAGAAGAGGGGGAAAAAGTTGCGGTTTTTAACTTTAATCCTTTGACTTCGACGGAACGTTTAATTTTTGGTTGGAAAGCCTTGGTGGAAGTTCGGAGTATTAAATATCAAATTAATACCCGTCAGGTGGAAAATTTACCGAAATTGTCGTCCGATGTACTCCAAAAATATTTAGTTGATGATGATCATTTAGCGATGAATACTACGATTGTTCAGGAAGCAGCAAAAGCCGCTATTCGCAATGAAACGAATTTTCTCCGCCAACTTTTAAGTATTCGCAATTATGTTTATGATCAGTTATCCTATAGTCTAACCTCTAAGATTGAAAATCCTGATGTAGTTTTGAAGCGAGGAATTGGTTCCTGTGGGGAATATGTCGGGGTTTTATTAGCATTAGCACGATTAAATGGGATTGCTTGTCGTACTATTGGACGTTATAAATGTCCTCAATTTGCTGACCGTCGAGGAGTACCTTTAGAACCCGAATATAATCACGTTTGGTTAGAATTTTATATCCCCGGTTTCGGTTGGGTTCCAATGGAATCTAACCCCGATGATATTCAAGAAGGAGGGCCCTATCCCCTGCGATTTTTTATGGGATTAGCTTGGTATCATATTGAAATTGGTAAAGGTATCCGCTTTCAACGCTTAACAAATCAAGGTGTTGATGTTGACCGCGAAAAAGTCTCTTTGGGAACCTTAGCGATTAATCATGTTCGGTTTACCATTTTAGATGAGTTACCTGCGGTTTAAACGGTAGAAATCCAGGTTCTGGGTTGTTGGATGGGTGACAATCGATGAATTGATGTCATCTATCCTCCATTTTCAATTAAAATAGATAAAAACAGTTTTTTGAATTGACATGATGGAAGTTTTACAAGAGTTGACAATCGTTGATATTTTGGTATTGGTTGCTTTCTCAATGCTGCTAATTTTTACCGGGGGTGTAATTTATTTAACCGTCGCAGAATGGCGCGATCGCAGACGTAGAGAAGACGAAAAACGTCTACGGTAATAATGGGTAATGGGTAAAATTTGTAGGGGCGGGTTCACCGATCAATTATGTCACCTACCGATAATCTGAATAAACCCGCCCCCACCGATCAATTATGTCACCCACCGATCATCTGAATAAACCCGCCCCCACCCAAAGAATAATCCCAAATAACTATCACTGAATAACCATTAAATTGAATTAATTGTTAATTTTTCGGTGGGGTTGGGGCGGGTTTTTATAATTTGTTGATAGGTGTCAAATATTCAGGCGAACCCGCCCCTACAGGCCAGGTACAATAGATAGGGTAAAATGATGTTCAATCGGGCGTGATCGCTCTTTTCCGTGAAAGTTGTAATCAATCTAAAATGCTACCGAGAGATATAATCATGACACCAACTATCAAAGAACCAATGGGAAAAATTACCACAACGTTGACAATCACAAATCGGCTAGACCAAGGTAAGGCGGAAGATAATCTAATTCCTGCCGATCGAGTCCGTTCTATTACAATAAAAGATGTGCTGGTAGATACGGAAGCAACTACTTTATGCTTGCCGCAGGATGCGATCGCTCAACTCGGTTTAAAACTTCTGAAAACCGTACCTGTAGCAACGGCAACTGGTATCGGTACGGCACGCATTTTTGAAGATGCAAAAATTTCATTAATGGGAAGAGACGCGACTTTTGAGTGCATAGAATTGCCCGCAGGAGCAGATCCGTTATTGGGCGTTATCCCCTTAGAAGCTTTGGGTATTGAATTAGATTTGCAGAAACAAACTCTCGTGCTTTTGCCGCTGAGTCCTACAGCCAGTTATTTAAGAATTTGAATTTTATTTTAATGTCTGATCGACTTTTATTATTCAGAGATAGTATTTGGATCGATCGGCACAATTCCTTCGTTGGCATAGCGAGTAAAATCCTTAACATTTAGCGTCAAAATGTGTGCTGCACCGTTTGCTTTCATAATAGCCACAAGACGGGCATCATGTACTTGAACTCCCGAAACTCTGTATGTGACAACTAACCTACGCCATTCGGAGTAAGTTAGATTTGTGTCGGGAAACAATGGAAAAAGACGCTCGATCCGCCGTAAAAGAAGATCTGCATCAGCAGGAGTCAATCCAATGCCATTTTTCTCGATCGGGCGAGTAACAACATTCCAAAACTCAACGCAGTTTTGTGATGCTAGTTGCAGTTTATATCCATCTTGTCGCAATTGTTTTACGGCAGTTCGGATTACAGGATATAAAGGATGAGAGCGATCTGCAAACCGCAGCAAAATATTCGTATCCACAAGGCATAACATTGCTTTGACACACCTCGCCCTATAAGTGCGAGGATTCTTTAGAAGGAGATAACCCGATGGTCATTGCTCGAACCACAACTCCCAAAACCATTCTTAGGCGTGTTCTAGTGTTGTGCGACAGGCGATGCCAATTGCCTCTACTCTCTCGCCCCGAAGGGTCTGAGCCTACTTTTAAGTCGTTTTTCACTCACTCGCTTAATCGTTTCTGCTTGTGGGGGCTAGAACTAGAGTGTCAACACCGGTTCAACCATTTCGGTTAAACGCCCTTTAACTAGAGCGTCCCACCACTGGGAATCTCACCCGTCAATTAAGGTCATCGTGGCTTTAATTATTCTAATCCCAGTTCAAATTAATGTAAAGCCTAACTAGAAGTTAGGGGTTTCTACCCAAATTTTTCGATGAATGATCCTCATAGATACCAGCACGACTGACCGCAAAATCCGATAGCGTAGGGACATTTACTCCCCTGTTTTTAATGAACTCATCAGCCAATTCATCTAAAAGTATTTCAAACTCGCGATCGCCGATCTCTGCATCAGAATCACTTACTGTTGATAACAGGCTCGGCGCTGACTGCCAGTTTAGGAAATCAACAAAGGTAAGAACAACTTCTAGTTGCGGTTTACCTAAATAACGCAGCTTACTTACAATGCTTTCAATTACAGCTTCCATACATTTATAGCTGAACTTTAATAGTGATTAATTTCATACAATTATAGCATAAATATTAAATATGGCTATATAGTTGGTGCTAACCCAGCCCCTGTCAGTGGGTGTTAAATATCTGGGCAAACCCAACCTGCAAGGTATGGGCAACTTTAGATTGACCCTCTTTTCCCCTGCATTGTGTCATCAAATTAATGAAATAAATCAATCTTAAAATACAGAATTGCTAAATAAGAAATTAACCAAATTAATAAACTCCATTTAATCGTAGGATCTTGGATTAAAATGCGAGTGGGTTCTTCTCCTTCTGCTAAAACTGTGACTAACCATTTATAGTGCATTACTGCATAATAAACAATCGGAACTGTAA
Coding sequences within it:
- a CDS encoding transglutaminase domain-containing protein, with translation MNLNSPTLGKNTKFKPRTIRPMGVSALHGLTGVGDSLFAIDTLRGFLLQIDPKTDNATVVNPDLTLAFRDVTGLALWGDTLWFTRGNEVYYCPHVIQGNSIVNLEPQLFIQLPYHATGIAVWESTLYFACDRIGSILVYSQNTKQEITRFYAPGIGVENLTIRNEELWVCDREEQTVYCLERGTGETRFSVLTPFESPSGLAFYTDSETGEEVLYVAYAGDELYIRDNPSSPDQFELARRDRTFIHPLYFHYNQQENYATSNGYLIEMSYVEELEPLEAVHIENLEWRIALPSNTKRQKVLEVSHIGIPFREEIEEGEKVAVFNFNPLTSTERLIFGWKALVEVRSIKYQINTRQVENLPKLSSDVLQKYLVDDDHLAMNTTIVQEAAKAAIRNETNFLRQLLSIRNYVYDQLSYSLTSKIENPDVVLKRGIGSCGEYVGVLLALARLNGIACRTIGRYKCPQFADRRGVPLEPEYNHVWLEFYIPGFGWVPMESNPDDIQEGGPYPLRFFMGLAWYHIEIGKGIRFQRLTNQGVDVDREKVSLGTLAINHVRFTILDELPAV
- a CDS encoding pepsin/retropepsin-like aspartic protease family protein gives rise to the protein MTPTIKEPMGKITTTLTITNRLDQGKAEDNLIPADRVRSITIKDVLVDTEATTLCLPQDAIAQLGLKLLKTVPVATATGIGTARIFEDAKISLMGRDATFECIELPAGADPLLGVIPLEALGIELDLQKQTLVLLPLSPTASYLRI
- a CDS encoding type II toxin-antitoxin system VapC family toxin, which codes for MDTNILLRFADRSHPLYPVIRTAVKQLRQDGYKLQLASQNCVEFWNVVTRPIEKNGIGLTPADADLLLRRIERLFPLFPDTNLTYSEWRRLVVTYRVSGVQVHDARLVAIMKANGAAHILTLNVKDFTRYANEGIVPIDPNTISE